A stretch of Microbacterium sp. LWH3-1.2 DNA encodes these proteins:
- the ligM gene encoding vanillate/3-O-methylgallate O-demethylase produces the protein MAKNLQELLDAQNAVEMLRNSQIGSYIYPVVPADFQNWIKEQRAWRDAAVLYDQSHHMDNVFLRGSDAIKLISDTAINSVATFPVNRAKQYVPTTASGHVIGDGILFHEAEDEYVYVGRAPASNWLMYHGETGGYSNLDVTVDRRSPSRPYGDPVTRRYYRFQIQGPAAWQVIEKLNGGPLEQLRFFSMSEMQIGGANVRTLRHGMAGAPGLEVWGPYEDHHRVRDIIVEAGAEFGLVPVGSRAYPSNTLESGWIPSPLPAIYSGEEERGYREWLGVDSYEATGTLAGSFVSQNIEDYYLTPWELGYGSFVKFDHDFIGRDALEKIDPATQRRKVTLAWNAEDVTKIFASLLDTENESYKFFDLPLANYGSANYDSVTDADGNVVGFSMFTGYSANEKRALSLATVNPDVPEGAEVTVVWGEPNGGTTKASVEPHRQLEVRAVVSPVPYSTVARQTYHGGWRTQYQPA, from the coding sequence ATGGCGAAGAATCTGCAGGAGCTGCTCGACGCGCAGAACGCCGTCGAGATGCTGCGCAACTCGCAGATCGGCTCGTACATCTACCCGGTGGTCCCCGCGGACTTCCAGAACTGGATCAAGGAGCAGCGGGCATGGCGCGACGCCGCCGTGCTCTACGACCAGTCGCACCATATGGACAACGTGTTCTTGAGGGGCTCGGACGCGATCAAGCTGATCTCCGACACGGCGATCAACTCCGTCGCGACCTTCCCGGTGAACCGCGCCAAGCAGTATGTGCCGACGACCGCGTCCGGACACGTCATCGGCGACGGCATCCTCTTCCACGAGGCCGAGGACGAGTACGTCTACGTCGGCCGCGCGCCCGCCTCGAACTGGCTGATGTACCACGGAGAGACGGGCGGCTACTCGAACCTCGACGTCACCGTCGACCGCCGCTCGCCCTCGCGCCCCTACGGCGACCCGGTGACCCGCCGCTACTACCGGTTCCAGATCCAGGGCCCGGCGGCGTGGCAGGTCATCGAGAAGCTCAACGGCGGGCCGCTCGAGCAGCTGAGGTTCTTCAGCATGTCGGAGATGCAGATCGGCGGCGCCAACGTCCGCACGCTCCGCCACGGCATGGCGGGCGCCCCGGGCCTCGAGGTGTGGGGCCCGTACGAGGACCACCACCGCGTGCGCGACATCATCGTCGAGGCGGGCGCCGAGTTCGGCCTCGTGCCGGTCGGATCGCGGGCGTACCCGTCGAACACGCTGGAGTCGGGCTGGATCCCGTCGCCGCTGCCGGCGATCTACTCGGGCGAAGAGGAGCGCGGCTACCGCGAGTGGCTCGGCGTCGACAGCTACGAGGCGACCGGCACGCTGGCGGGCTCCTTCGTGTCGCAGAACATCGAGGACTATTACCTGACCCCGTGGGAGCTCGGGTACGGCTCGTTCGTGAAGTTCGACCACGACTTCATCGGCCGCGACGCCCTCGAGAAGATCGATCCCGCGACGCAGCGCCGCAAGGTCACCCTCGCGTGGAACGCCGAGGACGTCACCAAGATCTTCGCGTCGCTGCTGGACACCGAGAACGAGAGCTACAAGTTCTTCGACCTGCCGCTGGCGAACTACGGGTCGGCGAACTACGACTCGGTGACGGACGCCGACGGCAACGTCGTGGGCTTCTCGATGTTCACCGGGTACAGCGCCAACGAGAAGCGCGCGCTGTCGCTGGCGACCGTCAACCCCGACGTGCCCGAGGGCGCCGAGGTCACGGTCGTGTGGGGCGAGCCGAACGGAGGCACCACCAAGGCCTCGGTCGAGCCGCACAGGCAGCTCGAGGTGCGTGCGGTGGTCTCGCCGGTGCCGTACTCGACCGTCGCCCGCCAGACCTACCACGGCGGCTGGCGCACCCAGTACCAGCCGGCCTGA
- a CDS encoding GntR family transcriptional regulator: MTDAAVLSKDETAERPDLTQVIREAILDAQFAPHQRLIEADLSERYGASRATVRTALLNLAGEGLVERLPNRGARVRAITVDEAIEIVEVRIGLETLCARKAAENLTPADADELRALRADIEGAIGSGDLMAYSRLNQELDRRIRDLSHHGTATQLLERLRAQSARHQFRLAFHPGRAATSAPEHIAIIDAILAKDPDAAEAATRAHLSGIVEVLHGME; the protein is encoded by the coding sequence ATGACGGATGCTGCAGTGCTGAGCAAGGACGAGACCGCTGAGCGTCCCGACCTGACGCAGGTGATCCGCGAGGCGATCCTCGACGCGCAGTTCGCGCCGCACCAGCGCCTCATCGAGGCCGACCTCAGCGAGCGCTACGGCGCCTCGCGGGCCACGGTGCGCACGGCACTGCTGAACCTCGCCGGCGAAGGTCTCGTGGAGCGCCTGCCCAACCGTGGCGCGCGGGTACGCGCGATCACGGTGGACGAGGCGATCGAGATCGTCGAGGTGCGCATCGGCCTCGAGACGCTCTGCGCCCGCAAGGCGGCCGAGAACCTCACGCCCGCCGACGCCGACGAGCTGCGGGCGCTGCGCGCCGACATCGAGGGCGCGATCGGGTCGGGCGACCTCATGGCGTACTCGCGCCTCAACCAGGAGCTCGACCGCCGCATCCGCGACCTCAGCCACCACGGCACCGCGACCCAGCTGCTCGAGCGCCTGCGCGCCCAGTCCGCCCGCCACCAGTTCCGGCTCGCCTTCCACCCGGGCCGCGCCGCGACGTCGGCGCCCGAGCACATCGCGATCATCGACGCGATCCTCGCGAAGGACCCCGATGCCGCGGAGGCCGCGACCCGCGCCCACCTCTCGGGCATCGTCGAGGTGCTCCACGGCATGGAGTGA
- a CDS encoding PaaX family transcriptional regulator C-terminal domain-containing protein produces MTLAEDPADAPEFRRVSPVRQVLTVFGDYWWGVDDALPTGALVTALTDLGVKEAAARATLARMVRAGLLVAERAGRRTTHSLTSRSLDIVAEEGTWLESFGLVEPSWDGLWTVLAFSIPESERSSRHLARSRLRWLGFAPLYDGVWVSPRDRAAAAMSELRDLGVGDVTAMRATLQTTIAGGAQSAWNLDDIAAEYRRFAAAMKPGQPDGPVAAFVERMRLMLGWQTFRLLDTGVPAELVPGDWPRAATRRAWASRYNELGDAAESRIRTLVGEIDADLAQRVTRRRMAEDNNT; encoded by the coding sequence ATGACTCTCGCCGAGGACCCCGCCGACGCGCCCGAGTTCCGCCGGGTCTCGCCGGTCCGACAGGTCCTCACCGTCTTCGGCGACTACTGGTGGGGCGTCGACGATGCTCTTCCGACCGGTGCGCTCGTGACCGCGCTCACCGACCTCGGCGTCAAGGAGGCCGCCGCGCGGGCGACGCTTGCGCGCATGGTGCGGGCCGGCCTGCTGGTGGCCGAGCGGGCGGGCCGGCGGACGACCCACAGCCTCACGTCGAGGTCCCTGGACATCGTCGCGGAGGAGGGCACCTGGCTCGAGTCGTTCGGTCTCGTCGAGCCCTCGTGGGACGGACTGTGGACGGTCCTCGCCTTCTCGATCCCCGAATCCGAGCGATCCTCGCGGCACCTCGCGCGGTCCCGGCTGCGCTGGCTCGGGTTCGCCCCGCTGTACGACGGCGTGTGGGTGTCGCCGCGGGATCGCGCCGCGGCGGCGATGTCCGAGCTACGGGACCTCGGCGTCGGCGACGTCACGGCGATGCGCGCCACCCTCCAGACGACGATCGCGGGCGGTGCGCAGTCGGCCTGGAACCTCGACGACATCGCCGCCGAATATCGGCGGTTCGCCGCGGCGATGAAGCCGGGGCAGCCGGACGGGCCCGTCGCGGCGTTCGTCGAGCGCATGCGGCTCATGCTGGGCTGGCAGACGTTCCGCCTGCTCGACACGGGCGTGCCCGCCGAACTGGTGCCCGGCGATTGGCCCCGTGCCGCCACGCGTCGTGCGTGGGCGTCGCGCTACAACGAGCTCGGGGACGCCGCAGAGAGCCGCATCCGCACCCTCGTCGGCGAGATCGACGCCGACCTCGCGCAACGCGTCACGCGACGCCGGATGGCGGAGGACAACAACACTTAA
- a CDS encoding PadR family transcriptional regulator, producing MSLRYALLAILRVGPLSGYDLQKQFHQSVGHVWHAPDSQIYPELRKMEELGLIEGEEQTRGERGTRRMYHVTAAGNQAFLDWMAAPLDYQRVRDPAHLRAAYLETATPEAARTFLERHIAQWEGELAQWEGELERIDAIANPMLVRRLAVTPDTDRERTIAYKRFAYEGLVERAQGEIAWARRGLTLVDRLGS from the coding sequence ATGAGCCTGCGCTACGCACTGCTGGCGATCCTGCGGGTCGGCCCGCTCTCGGGCTACGACCTGCAGAAGCAGTTCCACCAGTCCGTCGGACACGTGTGGCACGCGCCCGACTCCCAGATCTACCCCGAGCTGCGCAAGATGGAGGAGCTCGGCCTGATCGAGGGCGAGGAGCAGACGCGCGGTGAGCGCGGCACGCGGCGGATGTACCACGTGACGGCTGCCGGCAACCAGGCCTTCCTGGACTGGATGGCCGCTCCTCTGGACTATCAGCGCGTGCGCGATCCCGCGCACCTGCGCGCCGCCTATCTCGAGACGGCGACCCCCGAGGCCGCCCGCACGTTCCTCGAGCGCCACATCGCCCAGTGGGAAGGCGAACTGGCGCAGTGGGAGGGCGAGCTCGAGCGCATCGACGCCATCGCCAATCCGATGCTGGTCCGCCGGCTCGCGGTGACTCCCGACACCGACCGCGAGCGCACCATCGCCTACAAGCGCTTCGCCTACGAGGGCCTCGTCGAGCGCGCCCAGGGCGAGATCGCGTGGGCCCGCCGGGGGCTCACGCTGGTGGACCGCCTGGGGTCCTGA
- a CDS encoding aldehyde dehydrogenase family protein: MGTSVRTGLYIGGEERFTEDVMTIADPGKRGAVVGEAAAATESDVKDAVAAAKKAFPAWAALTPQERAAAMAEAIAGIADDRDEDAAVLSQENGKIRMEAWIDALVFEIRWNLALMLADEVDVSKTLPPIPGAIPVSTDVTYQPLGVVTVIVPFNWPIAILGAALPHALLAGNTAIVKPPPSAPLATARVVQRVAEKLPPGVLNVVTGRDQDMAGLIQSPDIAKVCFTGSVNGGKRIMEMASKTLTRVTLELGGNDAAVFLDDAILDDAHLDRLYAAIYDTTGQICMNAKRVFVHRSRADELVEGLSARLQAARLGYGLDEGTTMGPLHQPAQKAFVDEIIQEAKDAGADVREFGELPGGDLAGGNFVRPAIVVDPGLDLRVVTQEQFGPVIPVIPFDDEAEAVRLANDTWGGLCGSVWTASPEAAQRVGSQLECGYVWVNDHGATRLDLRAPFGGMKQSGFGREQGIEGVRAFQDTRSIATLDPEVLASMAH; the protein is encoded by the coding sequence ATGGGGACTTCGGTCCGGACGGGGCTCTACATCGGGGGTGAGGAGCGGTTCACCGAAGACGTGATGACGATCGCCGATCCGGGCAAGCGGGGCGCGGTCGTCGGCGAGGCCGCAGCCGCCACGGAGTCCGATGTGAAGGATGCCGTGGCCGCGGCGAAGAAGGCGTTCCCGGCGTGGGCGGCGCTCACGCCGCAGGAGCGCGCGGCCGCGATGGCCGAGGCGATCGCAGGGATCGCCGACGACCGCGACGAGGACGCCGCCGTCCTGTCGCAGGAGAACGGCAAGATCCGGATGGAGGCGTGGATCGACGCCCTGGTGTTCGAGATCCGCTGGAATCTCGCGCTGATGCTCGCCGACGAGGTCGACGTGTCCAAGACGCTGCCGCCGATCCCCGGCGCGATCCCGGTCTCGACGGACGTGACGTACCAGCCGCTGGGTGTGGTGACCGTGATCGTGCCCTTCAACTGGCCGATCGCGATCCTCGGGGCGGCGCTGCCGCACGCCCTCCTCGCGGGCAACACGGCGATCGTGAAGCCGCCGCCCTCGGCGCCGCTGGCCACGGCCCGTGTCGTGCAGCGGGTGGCCGAGAAGCTGCCGCCCGGCGTGCTCAACGTCGTGACGGGCCGCGACCAGGACATGGCAGGGCTCATCCAGAGCCCCGACATCGCCAAGGTCTGCTTCACGGGCAGCGTCAACGGCGGCAAGCGGATCATGGAGATGGCCTCGAAGACCCTCACCCGCGTCACCCTCGAACTGGGCGGCAACGACGCGGCAGTGTTCCTCGACGATGCGATCCTCGACGACGCGCACCTGGATCGCCTGTACGCGGCGATCTACGACACGACGGGTCAGATCTGCATGAACGCGAAGCGCGTCTTCGTGCACCGCTCGCGCGCCGACGAGCTCGTCGAGGGGCTCTCCGCCCGACTCCAGGCGGCGCGACTCGGCTACGGCCTCGACGAGGGCACCACGATGGGACCGCTGCACCAGCCGGCGCAGAAGGCCTTCGTCGACGAGATCATCCAGGAGGCGAAGGATGCCGGCGCCGACGTCCGCGAGTTCGGCGAGCTGCCGGGCGGCGACCTGGCCGGCGGCAACTTCGTGCGTCCGGCGATCGTCGTCGACCCGGGGCTCGACCTGCGGGTCGTCACGCAGGAGCAGTTCGGTCCCGTGATCCCGGTGATCCCGTTCGATGACGAGGCCGAGGCTGTGCGGCTCGCCAACGACACGTGGGGCGGCCTGTGCGGCTCGGTGTGGACGGCATCGCCGGAGGCGGCGCAGCGGGTCGGCTCGCAGCTGGAGTGCGGTTACGTGTGGGTCAACGACCACGGTGCGACCCGCCTCGACCTGCGCGCTCCCTTCGGCGGCATGAAGCAGTCCGGCTTCGGTCGGGAACAGGGCATCGAGGGTGTCCGCGCCTTCCAGGACACCCGGTCGATCGCGACCCTCGACCCGGAGGTGCTGGCCTCGATGGCCCACTGA
- a CDS encoding ABC transporter substrate-binding protein, with product MSTNRRKMRVASVVAGIGIVAVLAAGCSRGGGTPNSIEDGGSAEASPGITDSSVTLGITTPLSGPTAGPGTCTVAGVTAYFGAKNADGGVEFGDGKTRTVEIEALDDEYDPQKAKANYDQLKSSVFAMTAGLGTPTNRAWREAAIADEVPQVLIMTGDPIFSSQEESPWQLGFVPIYQNEGEAFGELLAGSAEEHKVAILSQNDDYGEGYVEGFKTAIEGADNIEVVKELTYEATDTSVDAQLTELAGSGADVFFNAMSITPLVISSLQKTQELGWLPSWFLPSNTSSPSAILEPGGAAAFPGVYTVAFAQSAAAPTFAESEEGAAFLEQLAEYANYPDVPAFPHCVWSYQIGATLEEVFGNMTEPTRENFMEALRDVSGFTAPLMLEGSAVDTTEDGQPAVSTVQVQKYNGKGYAPAESWDQ from the coding sequence ATGAGCACGAATCGCAGGAAGATGCGCGTCGCCTCGGTCGTCGCCGGGATCGGCATCGTCGCCGTGCTCGCCGCCGGCTGCTCGCGCGGCGGCGGCACGCCGAACAGCATCGAGGACGGCGGCTCCGCCGAGGCGAGCCCGGGCATCACCGACTCGTCGGTCACGCTCGGCATCACGACTCCGCTCTCGGGACCGACCGCCGGGCCCGGTACGTGCACGGTCGCCGGCGTCACCGCCTACTTCGGCGCCAAGAACGCCGACGGCGGCGTCGAGTTCGGCGACGGCAAGACCCGCACGGTCGAGATCGAGGCGCTCGACGACGAGTACGACCCGCAGAAGGCCAAGGCGAACTACGACCAGCTCAAGAGCAGCGTGTTCGCGATGACCGCGGGCCTCGGAACGCCCACCAACCGCGCCTGGCGCGAGGCGGCCATCGCCGACGAGGTGCCGCAGGTGCTGATCATGACGGGCGACCCGATCTTCAGCAGCCAGGAGGAGAGCCCGTGGCAGCTCGGGTTCGTCCCGATCTACCAGAACGAGGGCGAGGCGTTCGGCGAGCTGCTGGCCGGCTCGGCCGAAGAGCACAAGGTCGCGATCCTGTCGCAGAACGACGACTACGGCGAAGGCTACGTCGAGGGCTTCAAGACCGCGATCGAGGGTGCCGACAACATCGAGGTCGTCAAGGAGCTCACATACGAGGCCACCGACACCTCGGTCGACGCGCAGCTCACCGAGCTCGCCGGCTCGGGCGCCGACGTCTTCTTCAACGCGATGTCGATCACGCCGCTGGTCATCTCGTCGCTGCAGAAGACGCAGGAGCTCGGCTGGCTGCCGTCGTGGTTCCTGCCGTCGAACACGTCGAGCCCGAGCGCGATCCTCGAGCCCGGTGGCGCGGCGGCGTTCCCGGGGGTGTACACGGTGGCGTTCGCGCAGTCCGCGGCTGCCCCGACGTTCGCCGAGAGCGAAGAGGGCGCCGCCTTCCTCGAGCAGCTGGCGGAGTACGCGAACTACCCGGACGTGCCCGCGTTCCCGCACTGCGTGTGGTCGTACCAGATCGGGGCGACGCTCGAGGAGGTGTTCGGCAACATGACCGAACCCACGCGTGAGAACTTCATGGAGGCGCTGCGCGACGTCTCGGGCTTCACCGCCCCGCTGATGCTCGAGGGCTCCGCCGTCGACACGACCGAGGACGGCCAGCCCGCCGTCTCGACCGTGCAGGTGCAGAAGTACAACGGCAAGGGCTACGCCCCGGCAGAGTCCTGGGATCAGTGA
- a CDS encoding methylenetetrahydrofolate reductase encodes MTGKDIPGLEEAHDMIPQGTKINVTFLGNEDLEMRVAAAKAVKEMGFVPVPHLSARRLRSQDELEEFLGRLQEVGATEHVFAVGGDPAEPEGPYPDSLTVIRSGVLQKLGVREVSIAGYPEGHPDIPDDVLWRHLDEKVLALAQEGLDAVVLTQFAFDTEPVMAWIDAVRERGIDAQIRIGTPGPAGIKRLLGFARRFGIGANAMIVKKYGFSLTNLMGTAGPDRFVSDLATLLADDSKSGDVKLHFYTFGGLLATSQWAREFVAAQSSGARR; translated from the coding sequence ATGACCGGCAAAGACATCCCTGGCCTCGAAGAGGCGCACGACATGATCCCGCAGGGGACGAAGATCAACGTGACGTTCCTCGGCAACGAGGACCTCGAGATGCGCGTGGCGGCGGCCAAGGCCGTGAAGGAGATGGGCTTCGTCCCGGTCCCCCACCTGTCGGCACGCCGGCTGCGGTCGCAGGACGAGCTCGAGGAGTTCCTCGGCCGGTTGCAGGAGGTCGGCGCAACGGAGCACGTGTTCGCCGTGGGCGGCGACCCCGCCGAGCCCGAAGGCCCCTACCCCGACTCCCTCACCGTCATCCGGTCGGGCGTGCTGCAGAAGTTGGGCGTGCGAGAGGTCTCGATCGCCGGCTACCCCGAGGGGCACCCCGACATCCCCGACGACGTCCTGTGGCGTCACCTCGACGAGAAGGTGCTCGCGCTCGCGCAGGAGGGATTGGATGCCGTGGTCCTGACCCAGTTCGCCTTCGACACCGAACCCGTCATGGCGTGGATCGACGCGGTGCGCGAGCGCGGCATCGACGCGCAGATCCGCATCGGCACGCCCGGACCCGCCGGCATCAAGCGACTGCTGGGCTTCGCCCGGCGCTTCGGCATCGGCGCCAACGCCATGATCGTGAAGAAGTACGGGTTCTCGCTCACGAACCTCATGGGCACGGCCGGACCCGACCGCTTCGTGTCGGACCTCGCCACGCTGCTGGCCGACGACTCGAAGTCGGGCGACGTGAAGCTCCACTTCTACACGTTCGGAGGCCTTCTCGCCACATCGCAGTGGGCGCGGGAGTTCGTCGCGGCGCAGTCCTCGGGGGCTCGTCGATGA
- the purU gene encoding formyltetrahydrofolate deformylase produces the protein MTTHLEVRRDHACLIVHGPDRSGIVAAVTALVARNQGNIVTLDQYSDNPEGGEFFQRVVFHRPDLQAALPEIEADLDETLEPLGLEWRMTDQSVPKRMAILASTSDHCLLELLWRHRRGELPVTIPMVISNHTNTAEDVRSFGIPFFHVPSQGPDKSAAEARIVELLRGNVDFVVLARYMQILSDSFLDDVGVPVINIHHSFLPAFIGAAPYRKAKERGVKLIGATSHYVTEDLDEGPIIEQDVARVTHAMTAADLQARGAYVERAVLSRAVQWHAEDRVIRHGNHTIVFT, from the coding sequence ATGACGACCCACCTCGAGGTGCGGCGGGATCATGCCTGCCTCATCGTGCACGGGCCCGATCGGTCGGGCATCGTCGCCGCGGTGACCGCGCTCGTGGCCCGCAACCAGGGCAACATCGTGACCCTCGATCAGTACTCCGACAACCCGGAGGGTGGCGAGTTCTTCCAACGCGTGGTCTTCCACCGCCCCGACCTCCAGGCGGCACTCCCCGAGATCGAGGCCGACCTCGACGAGACGCTGGAGCCGCTCGGTCTCGAGTGGCGGATGACCGACCAGTCTGTCCCCAAGCGCATGGCGATCCTCGCTTCGACAAGCGACCATTGCCTGCTCGAACTGCTGTGGCGGCACCGCCGCGGCGAGCTGCCGGTCACCATCCCGATGGTCATCTCGAACCACACCAACACCGCCGAGGACGTCCGCAGCTTCGGCATCCCGTTCTTCCACGTCCCCTCGCAGGGGCCCGACAAGTCCGCCGCCGAGGCGAGGATCGTCGAGCTGCTCAGGGGCAACGTCGACTTCGTCGTGCTGGCGCGCTACATGCAGATCCTCTCCGACTCGTTCCTCGACGATGTGGGGGTTCCGGTGATCAACATCCACCACTCCTTCCTGCCCGCCTTCATCGGCGCGGCCCCGTACCGCAAGGCGAAGGAGCGGGGCGTCAAGCTCATCGGCGCGACGAGCCACTACGTCACCGAAGACCTCGACGAAGGACCCATCATCGAGCAGGACGTCGCCCGCGTCACCCACGCCATGACCGCCGCCGACCTGCAGGCCCGCGGCGCGTACGTCGAGCGCGCCGTGCTGTCCCGCGCGGTGCAGTGGCACGCCGAAGACCGTGTCATCCGCCACGGCAACCACACCATCGTCTTCACGTAG
- a CDS encoding DUF6351 family protein encodes MKRSRTGPLAMGVLASAGLILAGLSLPTPVSAAQPVTIEIESGRADSVSGGDVLVSVAGARDDFRIVSAGVDVTEAFRPVDGRLIGLVDGLPLGVSEIQVTKKNGQVQAALEVENHPIAGPVFSGPQHPMYCTASGAPWNLGAVDEDCHVAAPSVSYRYRTTAGQFADYPTDGSTPANLATTTVDGATVPYVVRVERGTINRAVYETAVLHVPGTAEPAPWTATPGWNGKLVYTFGGACGVGYWQGTSTGGVQNDLFLSRGYAVASATFNVFAQNCNDVTSAETAMMVKEHIVEQLGPVDYTIGSGGSAGTMQQLLLANNYPGILDGVLGEIGYPDERSTTIGGHDCRGLLTYWNSPAGAGWTDAQKVAVTGHAVPGTCFGFTFFDGVDDPTRGCNPAIPLADRWSPSNPGGLRCTIADMVENVYGTDAEGRGLRVEPDNVGVQYGWNALESGAITVEQFVSLNEQVGGMGVDGNRTAARSEASVEAIERAYATGRINMMTGGLAWTPVIEIRNYTDPTGDFHERYRSAIIRERMLAAHGDAGTHVNWTGANIGANTNQMRVAALDKLEDWLDAIEAAGGPGDRARTVAARPADLVDGCFDAQMAFIAEPLDYDDPSTACNTLYPYHSQPRAEAGMPLIADGLKCALTQPVRTYYPAMDDAQWARLLATFPSGVCDWNQRPQGHTQLEGTWLDFGTTEAVTAAAPEVVGTPRVGEVVTAEVAAPAGAAIAYQWIADGSPIDGATQASFGPTADLVGAQLRVRVTLSTDDQVSQTLLSAETQQVKKAPGQS; translated from the coding sequence ATGAAGAGATCGAGAACCGGACCGCTCGCAATGGGGGTGCTCGCCTCGGCGGGACTGATCCTCGCCGGCCTGTCCCTGCCGACACCGGTCAGCGCTGCGCAGCCGGTCACGATCGAGATCGAATCGGGACGCGCGGACAGCGTCTCCGGCGGAGATGTCCTGGTCTCGGTCGCCGGCGCCCGCGACGACTTCCGCATCGTGTCGGCCGGTGTGGACGTGACCGAAGCGTTCCGCCCGGTCGACGGGCGGCTGATCGGGCTGGTCGACGGACTGCCGCTGGGCGTCAGCGAGATCCAGGTCACCAAGAAGAACGGTCAGGTCCAGGCTGCGCTCGAGGTCGAGAACCATCCCATCGCCGGTCCGGTGTTCTCGGGGCCGCAGCATCCGATGTACTGCACGGCGTCCGGCGCGCCGTGGAACCTCGGTGCGGTGGACGAGGACTGCCACGTCGCGGCTCCCTCGGTGAGCTACCGCTACCGCACGACCGCCGGACAGTTCGCGGACTACCCGACCGACGGGTCCACCCCGGCGAACCTCGCGACGACGACCGTCGACGGCGCCACCGTGCCGTACGTCGTGCGTGTCGAGCGCGGCACCATCAACCGCGCGGTCTACGAGACCGCGGTGCTCCACGTCCCCGGCACGGCCGAGCCCGCGCCGTGGACGGCCACCCCGGGCTGGAACGGCAAGCTCGTCTACACCTTCGGCGGCGCGTGCGGAGTCGGGTACTGGCAGGGCACCAGCACCGGCGGCGTGCAGAACGACCTCTTCCTCAGCCGCGGCTACGCGGTCGCCTCGGCGACGTTCAACGTCTTCGCGCAGAACTGCAACGACGTCACGAGCGCCGAGACCGCGATGATGGTCAAGGAGCACATCGTCGAGCAGCTCGGCCCCGTCGACTACACGATCGGCTCAGGCGGATCGGCGGGCACGATGCAGCAGCTCCTGCTCGCCAACAACTACCCCGGCATCCTCGACGGCGTGCTCGGTGAGATCGGATACCCCGACGAGCGGTCGACCACGATCGGCGGCCACGACTGCCGGGGTCTCCTCACCTACTGGAACTCGCCCGCCGGCGCCGGCTGGACAGACGCGCAGAAGGTCGCGGTCACCGGGCACGCCGTGCCGGGAACGTGCTTCGGCTTCACCTTCTTCGACGGCGTGGACGATCCCACGCGCGGCTGCAACCCGGCGATCCCCCTCGCCGATCGCTGGTCCCCCAGCAACCCGGGAGGCCTGCGCTGCACGATCGCGGACATGGTCGAGAACGTCTACGGGACGGATGCCGAGGGCCGCGGTCTGCGCGTGGAGCCCGACAACGTCGGCGTGCAGTACGGCTGGAACGCCCTCGAGAGCGGAGCGATCACCGTCGAGCAGTTCGTCTCGCTCAACGAGCAGGTCGGCGGCATGGGCGTTGACGGCAACCGCACCGCGGCGCGCTCGGAGGCGAGCGTCGAGGCGATCGAGCGGGCGTACGCGACCGGACGCATCAACATGATGACGGGCGGCCTGGCATGGACGCCGGTGATCGAGATCCGCAACTACACCGACCCCACGGGCGACTTCCACGAGCGCTACCGGTCGGCGATCATCCGCGAGCGCATGCTCGCGGCGCACGGCGACGCCGGAACGCACGTCAACTGGACGGGCGCGAACATCGGAGCCAACACCAACCAGATGCGGGTGGCCGCGCTCGACAAGCTGGAGGACTGGCTCGACGCGATCGAGGCGGCCGGCGGCCCGGGCGACCGTGCGCGCACCGTGGCGGCACGGCCGGCCGACCTCGTCGACGGCTGCTTCGACGCACAGATGGCCTTCATCGCCGAGCCACTCGATTACGACGACCCCTCGACGGCGTGCAACACGCTGTACCCGTACCACTCGCAGCCGCGGGCGGAGGCGGGCATGCCGCTCATCGCGGACGGACTGAAATGCGCGCTGACGCAGCCGGTGCGCACCTACTATCCGGCGATGGACGATGCGCAATGGGCGCGACTGCTCGCGACGTTCCCGTCGGGCGTCTGCGACTGGAACCAGCGCCCGCAGGGGCACACGCAGCTCGAGGGCACGTGGCTCGACTTCGGGACGACCGAGGCCGTGACCGCCGCCGCGCCCGAGGTCGTGGGCACCCCGCGCGTCGGCGAGGTGGTGACCGCCGAGGTCGCCGCGCCGGCGGGCGCGGCGATCGCCTACCAGTGGATCGCGGACGGCTCGCCGATCGACGGCGCCACCCAGGCGTCGTTCGGCCCCACGGCCGACCTCGTCGGAGCGCAGCTCCGTGTGAGGGTGACGCTGTCGACGGATGACCAGGTCTCGCAGACCTTGCTCTCCGCCGAGACGCAGCAGGTGAAGAAGGCGCCGGGCCAGTCCTGA